A DNA window from Rhizobium jaguaris contains the following coding sequences:
- a CDS encoding LysR family transcriptional regulator: MKQNFTVRRGALDGVEAFLSVAEHRSFRRAAAELGVTPSAISQVVRALEARVGAALFLRTTRSVGLTEAGERFLSRAKPAFEELVAASEVAGQLGERPAGLLRLAVPRSVVPILLEPLIASFCEAYPAIEVEIAVSEKLVDLAAEGFDAGVRMGEFIAADMVAVRLTPPFPFVVVGSPDYLSRRKRPERIDDLRDHACLRMRRSNGSVAPWSFVDGGKAVEAIVSGPLIAHDYPTVLGAAIQGAGLAQVPGPLAEAAVADGRLQALLTSFAVTTPGVFLYHPGKRQVLPKLRAFIEHVRYRSNGVPGIKATQRRLRERPDANHS; the protein is encoded by the coding sequence ATGAAGCAGAATTTCACAGTCAGACGAGGCGCGCTCGACGGTGTGGAGGCGTTCCTGAGCGTCGCCGAGCACCGCAGTTTTCGCAGGGCGGCTGCGGAACTGGGGGTGACTCCATCGGCGATCAGCCAAGTAGTGCGCGCACTTGAGGCGCGCGTCGGCGCGGCGCTTTTTCTGCGCACAACGCGCAGTGTCGGCCTGACCGAAGCGGGCGAACGATTCCTGTCGCGTGCAAAGCCGGCCTTCGAAGAGCTCGTTGCCGCAAGCGAGGTCGCCGGTCAACTCGGCGAGCGGCCGGCCGGACTGTTGCGCCTCGCCGTGCCGCGTTCGGTCGTGCCGATCCTGCTGGAGCCGCTGATCGCCTCCTTCTGCGAGGCCTATCCCGCAATCGAGGTAGAGATCGCGGTAAGCGAGAAGCTGGTCGACCTGGCGGCCGAGGGGTTCGATGCCGGTGTCCGGATGGGCGAATTCATCGCCGCCGACATGGTCGCGGTGCGGCTGACGCCACCGTTCCCCTTCGTCGTCGTCGGCAGCCCCGATTACCTGTCTCGGCGCAAGCGGCCGGAGCGCATCGACGATCTGCGCGACCACGCCTGCCTGCGCATGCGCCGCTCGAACGGGTCGGTCGCGCCTTGGTCCTTCGTCGACGGCGGCAAGGCGGTCGAAGCGATCGTCTCAGGGCCGCTCATCGCGCATGACTACCCCACGGTCCTGGGGGCTGCCATCCAAGGCGCGGGACTTGCACAGGTGCCCGGCCCACTCGCCGAAGCGGCTGTTGCCGATGGCCGGTTGCAAGCGCTGCTAACTTCCTTCGCCGTCACAACGCCTGGGGTTTTTCTGTACCACCCGGGCAAACGGCAGGTCTTGCCCAAACTCCGCGCGTTCATCGAGCATGTCCGATACCGGAGCAATGGCGTCCCGGGCATCAAAGCAACGCAACGGAGATTGCGCGAACGCCCTGATGCAAACCACTCCTGA
- a CDS encoding YciI family protein gives MRVMVLVKATEDSEKGFFRDPATIEMMEAMGRFNDELRDAGILLTGDGLKPSSEGKRIAFDGAGRTVIDGPFAATRELVAGFWLWDVKDVDEAVAWVKRCPNPMPGPSEIEIRPLYEAGDLQ, from the coding sequence ATGCGTGTAATGGTGCTCGTGAAGGCTACCGAAGACAGCGAAAAGGGCTTTTTCCGGGACCCCGCGACAATCGAGATGATGGAGGCGATGGGCAGGTTCAATGACGAACTGCGGGATGCCGGTATCCTGCTCACGGGCGACGGCCTCAAGCCCTCTTCTGAGGGCAAACGTATTGCGTTCGATGGTGCCGGCCGTACGGTCATCGACGGACCTTTCGCCGCGACCCGCGAGCTCGTAGCGGGCTTCTGGCTCTGGGACGTCAAGGACGTGGACGAGGCAGTCGCCTGGGTGAAGCGCTGCCCCAATCCCATGCCGGGACCGAGCGAGATCGAAATCCGGCCGCTATACGAGGCTGGTGATCTGCAGTGA
- a CDS encoding YciI family protein: MQYMLLVYRSEAKYKDATKEQKAETFAAYAAYTEILKKAGAFVAGSGLQDSSLATVVRAPDGKPTVLNGPYIESREQLGGYYIIEAADLDGAIAWAARCPGARQDTVEVRPLMVY, translated from the coding sequence ATGCAATATATGCTGTTAGTGTATCGGAGCGAAGCCAAGTACAAGGATGCCACCAAGGAGCAGAAAGCCGAGACGTTCGCTGCCTACGCGGCCTACACGGAAATCTTGAAAAAGGCCGGCGCGTTCGTGGCGGGCAGCGGATTGCAGGATTCCTCCCTGGCAACCGTGGTGCGCGCGCCGGATGGCAAGCCCACCGTTCTCAACGGCCCCTATATCGAAAGCAGGGAGCAGTTAGGTGGCTATTATATTATCGAGGCGGCTGATCTCGATGGCGCCATCGCCTGGGCGGCGCGTTGTCCCGGCGCTCGACAGGACACTGTGGAGGTTCGCCCTCTCATGGTCTATTGA